GCCCGGACGGCCGCGAATCGAACTCGGATTTCGTCGTATTTCGGACTCGAGCCCCCGATTCAAGCGTTCTTCATTCTAGCATACCGGAAAAAAGAACGGGCCTCCCTGCCGGACTTTTCCCTGTTTCGCGGCCGTTCTGTGCTAAAATGATTTGATTTAAGTGACTCTTTTGGATATAGGCATGGCCTATCGAACTTTGCAGGGACGGGGTGTCTGATTATGAACAGGAACAGGGAGCTTCCCAAGGGCTATTCGCCCGACGCGATGGAGGAGAAGTGGTACGCGGCCTGGATGCAGAGGGGACTGTTCGACGCGGAGGTCGATCCCTCGCGCCCGGCGTTCTCGATCGTCATCCCCCCTCCCAACGTCACGGGGTCCCTTCACATGGGGCATGCCTTCAACAACACGTTCCAGGATATCCTCTGCCGCGTCAGGCGGATGCAGGGATTCAGCGTCCTCTGGCTTCCGGGAACGGACCACGCGGGCATCGCCACCCAGAACGTCGTCGAGAAGAGCCTGGCCGCAAAGGGGCTGAGCCGCCACGACCTGGGGCGTGAGGCGTTTGTCGAAAAGGTCTGGGAGTGGAAGAAAATTTACGGCGACCGCATCATCGCCCAGATGAAGCGTCTGGGCAACTCCTGCGATTGGAGGCGGGAGCGCTTCACCTTCGACGAGGGGCTCTCGCGCGCCGTGCGTTCCGTATTCGTGCGCCTCTACAAGAAGGACTTGATCTACAGGGGCAAGTACATCATCAACTGGTGCTCGCGCTGCCACACGGCCCTCTCCGACCTGGAGGTGGAGTACGACGAGAAGCAGGGGAACTTCTACTACGTCCGCTATCCGTTCGTCGACGGGTCGGGGGAGATCGTCGTGGCGACGACGCGCCCGGAGACGATCATCGGGGACACGGCCATCGCCGTCCACCCGAGGGCGGAGCAGTACCGCGGCCTGATCGGCAAGCGGGTGCGCGTGCCCCTGACGGACCGGGATATCCCGATCATCGAGGACAACATGGTGGACCCCGAGTTCGGGACGGGCTGCGTGAAGATCACGCCCGCGCACGACCCCAACGACTTCCTGGTGGGGCTGCGCCACGACCTGCCGCAGCTTCAGGTCATCGACTCCGAGGGCATCATGAACGAGAACGCCGGCAAGTACCGGGGAATGACGATCGAGGAGGCCCGAAAGGCCGCGGCCCGGGACCTCGAGGCGCAGGGGCTCCTGATTCGCACCGAGGCGATCTCGCACTCCGTGGGGCACTGCCAGCGGTGCGGCACGACCGTCGAGCCGTACCTGTCCGAACAGTGGTTCGTCCGGGCCAAACCCCTGGCCGAGCGGGGCGTCCAGGCCGTGAGGGACGGACGCATCGCGTGGATCCCCGAACAGTGGGAGAAGACCTACTTCCAGTGGATGGAGAACATCCGGGACTGGTGCATCTCGCGCCAGCTCTGGTGGGGGCACCGCATCCCGGCATGGACCTGTTCCGACTGCGGACACGTCACCGTGGCCGAGACGGACCCGACGGCCTGCGAAGGGTGCGGGGGGACGCACATCGTCCAGGACGAGGACGTGCTGGACACCTGGTTCAGCAGCGCACTCTGGCCCTTCTCCACGATGGGCTGGCCGGACGATACCCCGGAGCTCAAATATTTCTACCCGACCTCGCTGATGGTCACGGGGTTCGACATCATCTTCTTCTGGGTGGCCCGGATGATCATGATGGGGCTCGAGTTCATGGACGAGGTGCCCTTCAAGGACGTCTACATCCACTCCCTGATCCGCGACGAGCATGGGCAGAAGATGAGCAAGTCCAAGGGCAACGTCATCGACCCACTGGACATGATCGACAAGTACGGAGCCGACGCGCTGCGCATGGCCCTCGCGGCCCTCTCCACCCAGGGGCGCGACATCCTGCTCTCCTCCGGAAAGATCGAGACCTACCGCCTCTTCATGAACAAGCTCTGGAACGCGGCCCGTTTCGCCCTCATGAACCTGGACGACGACCGACAGGCCATCGACCCCGCCCAGCTTCGCCTTCAGGACCGGTGGATTCTGGCCCGGACCCAGGAGACGGCGGAGAGGATCACGCGCATGATCGACGAGTACGACATCGGCTCGGCCGCCCGGGCCCTGTATGACTTCGTCTGGGGCGACGTCTGCGACTGGTACCTGGAGATGTCCAAGCCCGCCCTGAAGGGGGACGAGGGCGAGGCACGGCGCAGGACGGCACAGGGCGTCCTGGAGGAGGTCTTCCACACGACCCTTCCCCTGCTCCACCCCTTCATCCCCTTCGTGACGGAGGAGCTCTGGGGAGCTTTTGGTTACGGCTGCGGCGAGTCCTCCATCATGCGCGCGGCCTGGCCCAGGCCGCGCGAGGAGTTCCGGTTCGACGTGGCCGAGGCCATGCGCACGGTCCAGGAGACGGTGCGCGTCCTGCGCAACCTGAGGGCCGAGGCCCGCGTCGCCCCTCAGCAATGGATGAATCATGCGACGGTCCGGGTGGACGACGCCGAGATGAAGCGAACGCTTCAGGACGCCCTGCCGCAGGTCTCCGGCCTCTGCCGCGTCAGGGAGATCACGATCCTGCCGATGTCCGCCCCGCGTCCCGCCGCGTCACTCTCCTCGGTGGTCGGAGCGGCGGAGGTCAGCCTCCCCGTAGGCGACGTGCTGGACGTGGCCGCGGAGGTCGCCCGGCTGGGACAGGAGGTCGCCGCCATC
The sequence above is drawn from the uncultured Fretibacterium sp. genome and encodes:
- a CDS encoding valine--tRNA ligase codes for the protein MNRNRELPKGYSPDAMEEKWYAAWMQRGLFDAEVDPSRPAFSIVIPPPNVTGSLHMGHAFNNTFQDILCRVRRMQGFSVLWLPGTDHAGIATQNVVEKSLAAKGLSRHDLGREAFVEKVWEWKKIYGDRIIAQMKRLGNSCDWRRERFTFDEGLSRAVRSVFVRLYKKDLIYRGKYIINWCSRCHTALSDLEVEYDEKQGNFYYVRYPFVDGSGEIVVATTRPETIIGDTAIAVHPRAEQYRGLIGKRVRVPLTDRDIPIIEDNMVDPEFGTGCVKITPAHDPNDFLVGLRHDLPQLQVIDSEGIMNENAGKYRGMTIEEARKAAARDLEAQGLLIRTEAISHSVGHCQRCGTTVEPYLSEQWFVRAKPLAERGVQAVRDGRIAWIPEQWEKTYFQWMENIRDWCISRQLWWGHRIPAWTCSDCGHVTVAETDPTACEGCGGTHIVQDEDVLDTWFSSALWPFSTMGWPDDTPELKYFYPTSLMVTGFDIIFFWVARMIMMGLEFMDEVPFKDVYIHSLIRDEHGQKMSKSKGNVIDPLDMIDKYGADALRMALAALSTQGRDILLSSGKIETYRLFMNKLWNAARFALMNLDDDRQAIDPAQLRLQDRWILARTQETAERITRMIDEYDIGSAARALYDFVWGDVCDWYLEMSKPALKGDEGEARRRTAQGVLEEVFHTTLPLLHPFIPFVTEELWGAFGYGCGESSIMRAAWPRPREEFRFDVAEAMRTVQETVRVLRNLRAEARVAPQQWMNHATVRVDDAEMKRTLQDALPQVSGLCRVREITILPMSAPRPAASLSSVVGAAEVSLPVGDVLDVAAEVARLGQEVAAIEKTVASSRARLDKPDFVARAPQEVVEKERARVAEGEAQIARLKENLESLSR